A genomic window from Lotus japonicus ecotype B-129 chromosome 1, LjGifu_v1.2 includes:
- the LOC130732691 gene encoding small RNA-binding protein 11, chloroplastic-like has protein sequence MAAIRRIIASNKTLSPYLLTFTRGIAFKLFVGGLSFHTNETTLSDAFSNYGQVIDAKVVTDRVSARSKGFGFVTFASQDEAENAMAEMNGKALNGRVIFVDYAKPDTKTGFEMPIARGPPEDQNQTQTVDSPQAM, from the exons ATGGCGGCTATCAGAAGAATAATTGCTTCCAACAAAACCCTCTCTCCATATCTTCTCACTTTCACCAGGGGAATCGCCTTCAAACTTTTCGTTGGAG GACTGTCCTTCCACACCAATGAAACAACATTGTCAGATGCATTTTCCAATTACGGACAAGTTATTGATG CCAAAGTTGTGACAGATAGGGTGTCAGCTAGGTCTAAAGGGTTTGGTTTTGTCACCTTTGCTTCACAAGATGAGGCTGAGAATGCCATGGCAGAGATGAATGGAAAG GCACTAAATGGACGTGTTATCTTTGTTGATTATGCAAAACCTGATACCAAAACTGGTTTTGAAATGCCAATTGCCAGAGGACCTCCTGAAGACCAGAACCAAACACAGACAGTTGATTCACCTCAGGCCATGTGA